The Mangifera indica cultivar Alphonso chromosome 12, CATAS_Mindica_2.1, whole genome shotgun sequence DNA window AAGAGGGACGAGACACCGACACACGGGAATTTTAGACCGCAAGGACGCGCGTGCCAAAAAAACAAAGGCACACCAAAATCCATGCAAAACTTTTGGCGGTCCAATCAAATTCTTTCGACATTTGGGTTATGGACAATTTTCCTATATTTATGGGCAAAAATGTCTtttgacataataaaaaatCCAGATTGACCTCGGAGCGATGAACATACCTGACTCATCCATCAATCGTTGAAGATGACGTCATTTGCGATCTTCATCAGCGGCTTCAAACACTCTGCCGAGAATTTCCGCGCGAAAAAATACGAATAACTTGAATTCGACTGCCTCAACGTGTCAATAAGCTCCGGCGACACTTCCGCCGCCTGGTACGTATGCGGATGCCCGCTCACACTCTCCGTCCAATTCACTCTCGTCAGCGTGTAACCGCTGCAACCCGCCGGATCTTCCATCGACAACAATGTCGGAAAGTAATGCTCCTCTGGATAAcaagaattcaaattcaagcaCGGAAGTTTAAACTTGCGCCACAGTCTTTTATCTTTTATCACAAGTAACGCGTGGcgttttgataatataaaaaactgaGATCCGACCCGAAACTGCTCGTACGGGACTTCTGGCAACATCACGTTCTTGCCTCGGGCAATGTAACGCTCCGGCAAGTTCGGATCGTCGTCCAGAATTTCGATGAAGCTTTTATACTTCGATTGACTGGCAAAAGCGCGGAAGAGACTTAAAGAATTTCCGAAGAGGGAATGGTAAATGAATTGAAAGGAATGGAGAGGGATGCAGCTTTGAGACAAGAGCACGAAGTAGAGATTCAACGGATCGTCGATGAGCGCGTTGGCGAGGAGCCTCCGGGCGGCCGAGATCAATGTCGGCGATGCGCGTTGGGTTTTTTTGGCCGGAATGAAGTGGTTATTGAAGAGGCGATGGGGGTGGCTGAGTTTGACGGAGGGGTCAGCGTGGACGTAGATGTTAAagaggtttttgtttttgttaccGGAGAAGAAGGCGGCCCAGAGGGGAGCGAAGACGAGATCGGAGTTCGTGAGGAACAGGAAGGCGATTTTAGGCTTGGGATTTGACAAGGATAAGCGGGAGATTTTGGAGGAGATAGCGGAGCGAGAGGTGGTTTGTTGTTGCGCCGCGATGGCGTTGCGGAAGAGGGAGAGATCGTCAAGGTCGTCGGCGATTGTGGGGATGGACTGGGAATGTTTGAAGGGGAGAATTTGAGGggctaagaagaagaaaagaagtgaaagagaaagaaacaaggCGAAAGAGTAGAAATAAGGAGACGAAAACATTATCTAAAAAACAGAGATTTTGTGCTTCTGTTGTTTTTACGTTTTGGTTTTCGGCTTGTTGCTGGGGATTTAGGGAGAAGTTAAATATTTGTTCGCCTTTACGAGAAAGAgagtaaattttaatcaagAAATCATGTCGAGATTTGAAAGGAGGagtggaaagaagaaaagaatgaagaaGGGTTGAAGGAATGTGTGCAGTGAGACAAGAAAATGGAGTGTTGCATTGAAGCGGTAGCCACAGCACAGagataacaaaaaacaaaagagaagagGAGAAAATTGTGGTGATGGTGACctccttattctttttaatcCTAATTGAAAAGCATCAACTTTATGCCTCTTATTAACAACCAAGCATTGATGAGTTAATTTTTGTCTTGTAGGACCGAGACCTGCCAAGGGCTGTGCCCGTCCGTGAGAAATAGGCACTGCCGAAGGCTTGCAGGGAAAAAGCTCGTGGGCTGGTTTGATTCGGCCCGCAAAATCCCAACAAAACTTAGGCACAATCGTGATAAACCTAGTGTATCAGATTAATATGTGGCATTGAAATATGAGATTTCtttgaaaaagttaatattttttatagctCTTATTCACCTTTCTCTATTGAAGTAAATTAGCCATATTAGTTTTACAAATTTAAGAGTAAATTTTCTGGTTGATTGGCTGTTGGTTGCTTCAAAAGAGACAAAGGGATAAGGGCAAATGCCTATGAGCGACGATGTCCAACTAACTATGCCTCCACCATCACAACACAAAATCCATAAGTTGCCCAATTCTCCACGAGTTGAAGAATTAATGGTGAACAGGAAGGTACGGATATGTATTTAGTTTgagaaggaaaaatattttttagtttgagaaCTAGTTTCAAAGAATGTAGGGGAGGAGATTGTGAAATTGAGGGAGAACGGTTGTTGTGGTGTGGGCAAAAGAGTATTTTTgctattttaatattatcataaataaattaaagtaatttaacTTATCACATtgatgttaaattttaaaaacaggTTATTAAGatcttaaaatttaactaaacttGATAGAAGGTGAGAAAATGCTGTTTTAAAATggtcaaacgactatttttcacccaatgtttaataaaatgacCTATTTTTaccctttaagtttaaaaaaaaaaatcaaattttcatttatctatcaaaatcaatcgttaattttaacaattaaatgatatttatgttatttactttaaatattataatagaggTGAAATGTGGGGTGCTAACGttatcttttaaaaacttattaaagaTGAATGAATAGTTTtcttatctattttatttatgaatttatcatatttatttaatatattttcaaaatatataatataattttaatagtttgtaatatacCATTTACCTCTTTTATTGTGTAATCTAGGGATGTAattgtcaaatttaaaattattgagactcatattgaaaaattaaagattaaaaaaaaaaacctctaaaatttttacaaaattcaaaaaccctaacacttctaatatttttagtcattacaatttattttaaaatatacaattatatattattaatacttctatatatatttgtattaatattttattattattttaattaaaattaatataaattattatataaaattatttagtaaaattttgtaagtgttatttaaattgttattttttattatagattcCCACacgaaataattaaatatatgtatttataaatttgtattataatacTATCTATAGctcttaaaattttgttttttttaacactgtttaatttgttaattatttatattgagaTTGTCGATGAAtcaaatattaagaaataaattaaaatttttaaagtggtTTAATCCCTAAAATCACGATTATGTTGtggattttttgaaattattttgattataatatttttagagtAAAAGGAAGAGAATATCGAATAATTTGTTGACTCATTAAACTCTTATTTgaataatagtaaattaatATATCTCTAAATATATTGACTTATAACTTTATTTAGGTATAAATTTAGATTGTAAAAATTTATGTAATACATTTGAAGGagtataaagataaaaatcaaagataaggttcaaatgaagaattttgaaaaatttaaggaaaaattcaagtttagatGGATGGTTTTTGTAATAttgaaacattaattttaattagaatatttatttatatgtgaaaactctcataaaaatttgttttcatatttttcactcTTTGGAGTTAaagtatcattttttaaacttaatgaattaaaccattttttatcaaatttcgaTAACTCACtcgaaattataaagttttgtggaataaaatttcatatcttaaagttagttttagaataattttccaaaataggttaaattatcatttttcaaagttttaggggaaaataaaattttgaaagttttagggggcaaaatgtaataaaatttggttgacagAATGGACCAACCAAATTTTTTGATGGTGGCTACCGAATTATCTAGAAGCCATGAATTTTGAGTTTCAAAAATCTAGTCGATCGAATTCCTTCTAGTTAACCTAATTAAGCGATGAAATTCCCAATGGCTAGCGTTATGTGAATACCACGAAAGTGTCATGTCATATCTGGTTAACAAAAATACATTCAATCGATcgaattttgtgttttctaaaaaattaaaatgattagttttatgcaaaatagtaattttcctaatttttctctatataaactcaatccaGTCCACTTGTAAATGACTTTTGCAACTacaaactttcatatatttgatagCAAAATATTCTTGAGCTATTCACTTATAAATCATTCTTTTTTATCAAAACTcttgtttattcattttctttaatacATCTATGTTGGATTGtatcaaactaaaactttaatatacactcttgagagagttttaaattttattctcatACAAATATATACGGAAAAAAAGTGAGGTTTACTCTTGGTGACGCTAGAgatttttagtgagagaaagtCAACACTGTCACTTGTAAATGTTATTAGTATCTTGAAagatatttgtatattaaagagaaacttggttgaggttttgtCAATCAAGAATTAGTGAAATACTTTAAAGAagatagcttggaggagtggaagTATGCAAAGTTCATCAAACCACTAAATAttgcttattatttttctaatcctttactttttattttatgctatatattatcttgtttagcttgattatttgaattaattcttgacatctttataaattcaattaaaaattagtcAACATTCATCAAACGGTCTCAATtgcattaattatttaaaggccaaaggattattttccatctAAGTTTAAGTACGTTCTCAAAATTACACTTGTGAGGTTTGAAAATGTAAAAGTCTTATCCatctgttaaaaatcttaattaagatcaagagtaaaaccgttatttaacaaaaaattttaaaaatctaaagttttattatgtttgctctcatcaatttgaaaatctcacaattcctctaatttgaagtttgaaaaaacaaaattccaCCCAGGGTTTATAAACCGTCTTTAGAGATGTCGAACCTTGCCATCTCCAGTCGTAGTGGGTCTCTCTCCTTGCTTAACTCTTCCTATTGATCACATCCCAGCCACCACCAAAGCCTATTTTCTTCCACGAAAACAAAATCATCTTTATCAGATTGTCTtcgttttaaataaaaataatttcatttttgtctgAGACAAAGATGACAGTCGGAGGTCTCAGACGATCACATCGTCTTTGCTTGAAACCTCTGACGATCGTCTTAGTCTCggacaaagacaaaattatcTTTGTTTGAGATGAAACGTCTTCATCtgagacaaagatgaaatcgTCTTTGTCCAAAACAAAAACACTCCGACGAATACGATCTTGTCTTCGTCGAAGGAAATAGGCTTCATCGATGGCTGGGATGTGATCAACAAAGAGATTTAGCCTAAGAGGGACAGCCAATGCGGCCAAAAACGGTTGTCTCCAATGACGGTTTgtaaaccctagagggaaattttgattttttaaacttcaggtTGAGacaaattgtgaaattttcaaactgaaaggAGCAAACGTaataaaacttttgatttttaaaatttttattaaatgataattttacccctaataataattaaaatttttaatggatgGGTAGAACTTTtagcttttcaaattttatggatGTGACTTTGAAAAGAAACctaaatttgggtgggaaatagtcctttggccttatttaaaCCGacataaatagttttaaaagcTGAACTCAATCTCCTGATATGTCATTCAATCCTTTGTAATTATATAACTGAAAGAACATAAAATGATCAATTAATCATGCCCATCCGAAAAAGTTAGAAGATCTCTTCTTGCTACATCCGAATCCGAAATCCTGAAACTTGGAATATAATGAAATAGTCACTTTAAGGTTCAGTATAAACTGGGGCATTGCGTAGGAAACTTCGAGTTAATATTGGTCATGGGTCGATGATTTGATTCACCTGAATTAAAGAATGCAGAATGCATTCTGATACAACTCATCTACATGTAAACCCAGAAAAATGAAGATCAAACCTaagagatttaaatatttagtagAATAAAGTATATTATTGTCCTGAAATTGAATGAGTTTCATGAATTACCCGGCCAGGCTGGTGTAGAACAATTGCTTGGCGAGTCGATGGCAGTTGTCAATTAATGCTGGGTGGATCCTGGACATGGTGCTTATTCTGCTCCATCAAATTCTTCATATATGAACTTCCATTCTTAAAACACAAATTGTTAAACCTGAGCTGCCTTCGCTTGCATCTGAGGCAACTTAGACCATTGGCGGACCTGAAATTTTTGTTGAGGGAGACCTTTATGTAACTGTAGATACGAACTAAATTGAATCTAAACACTTATTGACtggagtttagtttgaataaaagataatttggtTTGCGTTTAACTAGTGCTCATTGAGTCAATATTAATGAtggtttgagttcgatttgaatcaGTGATTCGAATTTGTGGCTCATTGGTGAGATAACGTCATTTTCCACAAATAATAGGTAAAACTACCAATTTGAGGCAAATCAAGTAACAAATTCGAATTACTGatttgaactatgaatttgagGTGATTCGAACTATGAATTTGAGGTGATGCAAACCATGCATTTGAACCACCAATTTAAGTTGAATCAAGCCTAACACCTCCTAGTTCGAATTTGGGTCAATTTAAAATACGAGTCAAAgctttcagtttgaatttaaattaaatgaattcaaccaaattgaaccaaactaaaccagtttttgagattgaactaaCGTAGCTGGAATCTAAACCTACCTCCACAATTCTactattgtttattaattaagtagtgaaaacttaaaaaataaaaagcacgCATTCTTGAGTAAAtgagataatataaaaaaaaaagtaaaaagagagaaaaaaaaaccacaaagatcttaaatccaatataattaaaagtgtttatatcaataaaaatctataaaaaaaaatatttcatataaatttaaagctcaatcataatttttatataagtaaaatacataaataattatagaaatattaattatatttatcaaataagtAATCGACCTTTAGTTTTATAACTCTAAActcaattattaaatcaaaatttaacaatttaaattaaggACTCATACGTTTTGTTatacattaataaaagaatcaattataAAATGGGATTGCatttaattaatagaaaattcaatAGTAcgaatcatattattttttaataaataaaatattaatgtaacattagaattttatttaattatagaaaaaggATGTTTGTGAAATATCCAGCTTGATATACTAATACGCAGTCGTTTATTCAAGTCAATCAACGACACTACTCCATCCTCTTGACCAAGAAACTCCTAACACGTTTCGACTGTCTATTAATTAATctgaacaaattaaaaattccaaaaaaaacaGAACACAAATTTTGACCAAAACTGACGGCCCAGATCTCCTTCCACGAAACAGACCCGATATTATTCTAGATCCTTCCATCTCCGTTAAATACAACGTCAAAAACCAAACCTCTCTTAGCGAACTCCCAACACAATCGAATCTTGACCGTTCATTCGCTCCCTTAAAATTCCCAATCCAACTTCAAGCTTCTCCTCTTTCCTTCCCTCGCCGTCTCGAGTCTCTTCTctgtatttttctttcttcaagaTCCGCTTGGTTTGGTTAGTTggttctcctttttctttttgtttcgtTTCGATCTTGATTGTTTGCTTTTTATGGTTATAATTTAGTTCGATTTGATTGGATTGCATCTGATTTTAGTTGAGAGAAAATGTTTGGGAGAGCGCCGAAGAAAAGCGATAACACGAAGTACTATGAGATTCTTGGAGTGTCGAAGAACGCTTCACAAGATGATTTAAAGAAGGCATATAGGAAAGCAGCTATCAAGAACCATCCGGATAAGGGTGGCGATCCTGAGAAGGTTGCTTTTCTGCTCATTTCatgaattaatatatgaaatttgagtttttttttttttttagttctttGATTGGATTAATTAGTTAGTTTTAGGATTTCATTGCATGATTTCAGCAGGTCAAGGGATTTAGATCTGGAATATTGTTTGTACTGATATTGTTTATTGTCAGTTGTTGAAGTCTAGTTTATCTCTTAGTTTATATTTGAAGTTGTATTCTTTTTATTCTGTTTGAACCGAGTCAATCAATGTTGGATTCTAGATTctgtttaaaaaaagaaaacggTGTTTTGTGATAGCAATTCATTGATCTATTATGTTACTGTTTTGTTTTGTccatatgattttttttgtttgggtttCTTAATGTTAAATTGGGCAGAGCCATTGTTGATTATTATCTTGTAACTCTATATCTGTGATGTGCACCTGTAGTATGATTACCAAACTTTAACATTCTGTTCGTACTGCAGTTTAAAGAATTGGCACAAGCTTATGAGGTTCTGAGTGACCCAGAGAAGCGTGAGATATATGATCAATATGGCGAGGATGCCCTTAAGGAGGGAATgggtggaggtggtggtggcCATGACCCATTTGACATATTCCAGTCATTCTTTGGTGGCAGCCCATTTGGTGGTAAGGATCTTTTGATTTTCATACACGTGAAGCCAATGAACATTCTTTACAATAGGAAGcaattatttttgaattgtaCTTGAATTAGAAACTGTTGTTTGCAGGTGGCGGAAGCAGCAGAGGCCGAAGGCAGAGGAGGGGAGAGGATGTAATCCATCCCCTCAAAGTTTCTTTGGAGGACCTTTACAATGGGACATCTAAGAAGCTTTCCCTCTCACGCAATGTAATCTGTGCTAAGTGTAAAGGGTTAGTATTTGAGATGGTTTTAGTGAGCTGTTCATGAATTAACTAGTATGGCTTGTTGAGTTACTGTATTCATACACTTAAGTAATTCAATGTGATTATTTGCAGTAAAGGATCTAAATCCGGTGCATCAATGAGGTGTTCTGGCTGCCAAGGTTCTGGGATGAAAGTCTCAATAAGGCACCTTGGCCCATCTATGATACAGCAAATGCAGCATCCTTGCAATGAGTGCAAGGGTACTGGAGAAACTATCAGTGATAAGGATCGCTGCTCAGCATGTAAGGGTGAGAAGGTTGTGCAAGAGAAGAAGGTGTTGGAAGTGGTAGTTGAGAAGGGTATGCAAAATGGACAGAAAATTACATTCCCTGGCGAAGCTGATGAAGCTGTAAGTGAAAACTTCTGTTTCTTTTAGTGCTCAAACGGTTTAGTTTGTCGGGCCTGGGTTAATTGAGTTTGGCATTTTTATTGGAGTTTCTTTTTGTGTGGTATTTGTTGTTGATCAGAacatataattctttttttttttttcctgtgcAGCCTGATACTGTCACGGGAGACATTGTTTTTATTCTTCAACAAAAAGAGCACCCTAAGTTCAAGAGAAAGGGCGATGACCTGGTTGTTGAACACACCCTCTCACTAACTGAGGCTCTCTGTGGCTTCCAATTCATTTTAACTCATTTGGATGGGAGGCAGCTTCTTATT harbors:
- the LOC123192400 gene encoding glycosyltransferase BC10-like, with product MFSSPYFYSFALFLSLSLLFFFLAPQILPFKHSQSIPTIADDLDDLSLFRNAIAAQQQTTSRSAISSKISRLSLSNPKPKIAFLFLTNSDLVFAPLWAAFFSGNKNKNLFNIYVHADPSVKLSHPHRLFNNHFIPAKKTQRASPTLISAARRLLANALIDDPLNLYFVLLSQSCIPLHSFQFIYHSLFGNSLSLFRAFASQSKYKSFIEILDDDPNLPERYIARGKNVMLPEVPYEQFRVGSQFFILSKRHALLVIKDKRLWRKFKLPCLNLNSCYPEEHYFPTLLSMEDPAGCSGYTLTRVNWTESVSGHPHTYQAAEVSPELIDTLRQSNSSYSYFFARKFSAECLKPLMKIANDVIFND
- the LOC123192954 gene encoding dnaJ protein homolog translates to MFGRAPKKSDNTKYYEILGVSKNASQDDLKKAYRKAAIKNHPDKGGDPEKFKELAQAYEVLSDPEKREIYDQYGEDALKEGMGGGGGGHDPFDIFQSFFGGSPFGGGGSSRGRRQRRGEDVIHPLKVSLEDLYNGTSKKLSLSRNVICAKCKGKGSKSGASMRCSGCQGSGMKVSIRHLGPSMIQQMQHPCNECKGTGETISDKDRCSACKGEKVVQEKKVLEVVVEKGMQNGQKITFPGEADEAPDTVTGDIVFILQQKEHPKFKRKGDDLVVEHTLSLTEALCGFQFILTHLDGRQLLIKSNPGEVIKPDQFKGINDEGMPMYQRPFMRGKLYINFTVDFPDSLSPDQCKALEAVLPPRSSVQLTDMELDECEETTLHDVNMEEEMRRKQQASQEAYDEDEDMPGGAQRVQCAQQ